A region of the Serinicoccus profundi genome:
AAGTCCACCCTCATGAAGGTCCTCGCCGGAGTCCACCAGCCCGACGAGGGCACCGTCGAGATCGCGGGGGAGCAGCGCCGGTTCACCCACCCGGTCCAGGCGCAGCAGGTCGGCCTGTCGACGGTCTTCCAGGAGTTCAACCTCCTCCCGGACCGCACCGTGGCGGAGAACATCTACCTCGGCCGCGAGCCCCGCAAGGGCCCCCTCGTCGACACCGCAGCCATGCGCCGCGACACCGCGGCCCTCCTCGACGGCCTCGGCGTGACCAGCCTCGACCCCGACCGCACCGTCCGCTCCCTCTCGGTGGCCGAGCAGCAGATCGTCGAGATCGCCAAGGCGGTGAGCTACGACTCGCGCATCATCTCGATGGACGAGCCCACGGCCGCCCTCGCCGACCACGAGGTCGAGCTGCTCTACGCCATCATCGCCCGCCTCCTCGAGCGTGACGTCGCGATCCTCTACGTCTCCCACCGGCTCAAGGAGATCTTCGACCTCTGCCACGTCATCACCGTCCTCAAGGACGGGCGGCAGGTCACCACCCGCCCGGCTGCCGAGCTCGACGAGGGCGCCCTCGTGCGTCTCATGGTCGGCCGCGAGATGTCGGCCTTCTTCCCCGAGCCCGCCCCCGGCACCGAGGTGGGGGAGGAGCTCCTCACCCTGACCGGCGCCGGCAACGGGTATGTCGACGCGATCGACCTGCGCCTGCGCGCCGGGGAGATCGTCGGCCTCGCCGGGCTGCAGGGCTCGGGCCGCACCGAGCTGGTCGAGTCGATCTTCGGGGTCACCCCGCTGACCCGCGGCAGCCTCACGCTGCACGGGGAGAGCACGACGATCGGCTCGCCCCGCCAGGCCATCCGTCGGGGCCTCGCGCTCATCACCGAGGACCGGAAGGCCAAGGGCCTGGCTCTCCAGCAGTCCATCCTCGACAACGCCCTCGGCGTCGTCCGCTCGGTCTTCCCCGGCCGCACCTCTGAGGCCCGCGCGGGTATGCCGGGGGTCCTGTCCTCCATGGCCGTCTCGGCCCGGGCGATGGACCAGGAAGTGCAGTTCCTCTCCGGCGGCAACCAGCAGAAGGTCGTCCTGGCCCGCTGGCTGTCGACCAACCCGCGCGTCATGCTCATGGACGAGCCCACCCGCGGCATCGACGTCGGCGCCAAGCACGCGATCTACGAGCTGATGCGCGGCCTCGCCGCCGACGGCGTCGGCATCCTCATGGTCTCCAGCGAGCTGCCCGAGGTCATCGGCATGTCCGACCGCATCCTCGTCATGCGCGACGGTCGCCTCGCCGGTGAGCTCTCGCGCGGCTCCACCGAGGAGGACGTCCTGGCCCTGGCCACCGGCGCGGGCGAGGCCCGGCATACCGAGGACGTCGCATGAGCAGCCTCTCGCGTCTGCGCCCCCGCAGCCTCACCAGCACCGGGCATCGTCTACCTCGTCCTCGTGCTGGTCCTCGTGGTCGGCGCCGTCCTCACCGCCACCGCCGGCCGCAACTTCTTCAGCGCCGGCAACATCTCGGCGATCCTCACCGGCACGAGCATCCTCGGCTTCATCGCCATCGGCCAGACGCTCGTCATCCTCGCCGGCAGCCTGGACCTCTCGGTGCCCTACGTCGCCAGCCTCGCCAGCCTCCTCGGCGGCGTGACGATGGCCGGTCAGACCGGCAACATCCCGCTCGCCGTCGCGGTCGCCCTCGGCGTCGCCGCCCTCATCGGCCTGGTCAACGGGCTGGTCGTCGCCTACGCCGGCGTCCACGGGTTCATCGCGACCCTCGGGATGGGCCTCATCCTCGCCGGCTACCTCGGCACCACCTACCAGGGCTCGGCCGGCTCCGCTCCGCGCGACTTCCGCCTCATCGGCGCCCTCAACATCGGCCCCGTCCCGCTCTCCACGATCATCATGCTCGGCTGCGCGGGCCTGGTGATCCTGCTGCTGGGCCGCACCCGCATCGGCCACCACCTGTATGCCGTCGGCGGCAGCAAGGACGTCGCGCGCCTCTCCGGGGTCCGCACCCAGCCGCCGATCGTCCTCGCCCACGTCCTGTGCTCGGTGCTCGCCGGCATGGCCGGGCTGCTGCTCCTGGCGCGCCTGTCCGTCGGCAGCCCGAACCATCGGCACCCAGGGCGGCTACGACCTCATGTCCATCGCCGCCGTGGTCCTCGGCGGCACCGTCCTGGCCGGCGGCAAGGGCAACATCCTCGGCACCCTCGGGGGCGTCGCCATCTTCGCCGTCCTCGACAACGTCATGGGGGTGCTGGAGGTCAACGCCTTCCTCAAGGACGTCGTCCGCGGCCTGGTCATCGTCGTCGCGGTCGCCGTCTACGCCCGCCGCAACGCCGACCTGCGGCCCGCGCGCTTCACCGGCGGCTCCTCCACGCCCCGCCCGACACCCACGCCGAGACCGGGCCCACGGCATACCGACCAGGCGGCCACCGCCGGAGGTGCCTCATGACCGCTGACGCCGCGGCGACCCGCTCCGGCACCACCCTGCCGGTGCACGAGGGCGGGACGATGGGGCGCCTGCTGCGGGCACTGCGCACGCCGGGCGGCGCGGTCTTCGTGCTCGTCGCCGTGCTGCTCCTGGCCGTCATCGCCGCCAACCCCAGCTTCGGCGAGCCCGGCTCCCTCGTCCGCTTCATCGGTCGCACCGCTCCCATCGCCATCGCCGCCATGGGGCAGTACTTCGTCATCGTCTCCGGCGAGTTCGACCTCTCGATGGGCTCGGTCGTCGCGATGCAGGTGGTGCTGGCCGGCAACCTCATCGGGCAGGACGAGAGCCGCGTGCTGCCTGTGCTGCTGCTGATGTTCGTCCTCGGCGCCCTCGTCGGCCTCGTCAACGGCCTGGCCACGACGATCCTCAAGGTCCCCAGCTTCATCGTCACCCTCGGCACGATGCTCGCGCTCTCCGGCCTCGTGCTCTACCTCACCGGCGGCGCCGCGACCGGCAACCCGGTCGACTCCTTCCGCCAGATCGGCCGCGGCGGCATCCAGGGCGTCCCGCTCCTGGAGGTCATCCCCTACCCCGCGATCATCCTCCTCGTGCTGGCTGCCGCAGCATTCTGGCTGATGCGCCGCCCCTTCGGCCGCACCCTTGTCGCGGTCGGCGACAACCGGCAGGCGGTGCAGCTGTCCGGCTCCTCGACCTGGTGGCTCACCACCCGCGCGTTCATCCTGTCCTCGCTCGCCGCGACCGTCGCCGGCATCATCCTCGTCGGGTATGCCGGGGTCCACCCCTCCGTCGGGCGCGGCTACGAGTTCACCGCGATCACGGCGGTCGTCGTGGGCGGCGTCGTGCTCGGCGGCGGACGCGGCTGGGTGCTGTCCGCCGCAGCAGGTGCCTTCGCCCTCGAGCTGCTCTTCACCCTGCTCAACTTCGTCGGCGTCGCCTCCACCTGGAGGGACTCCGTCCAGGGCGTCATCATCATCGTCGCCGTCGCCATCGGGGCCCGTGCCTGGCAGGGAGGCCGACGACGCACCACCCCGACCGGTCGCACCCTCGACCACACGCAGGCCCCCGAGCGGGCGCATACCGAGTCCTCAGACCGACCCACCACCACGCCCGACCCGGGCACCACCTAAGGGAGAGATCCATGCGCAGGACAACACTCGGCCGCAGCGTCGTGGCCCTGAGCGCGCTCGCCATGCTGGCGGCCTGCTCCACCGACGAGTCCCTCGACGACCCGGCCGTGACCGAGTCCGCCGAGGAGGGTGGTGAGAGCGAGGACGGCGAGGAGGGCGGCGAGGAGGCCGGCTCCGAGGAGTGGTTCGACCAGGCCGACTACGACGAGCAGTTCGAGCAGCGCTCGGCCACCTTCGAGGGCGACGAGAGCACGCCGTGGCTGCAGTACATCGACGGCGAGATGACCGACACCGCGGAGTTCGCCTCCGAGGGCGCCAAGAAGGTCTGCTTCTCCAACGCCAGCATCGACAACCCGTGGCGCCAGACCGGCTGGATCACCATGAACCAGCAGCTCGAGGTGCTCCAGGACAGCGGCGTGATCTCCGAGATGGAGACCCGTGACGCCCAGGCGGACGACAACACGCAGATCTCCGACATCGACTACTTCATCGCCGAGGGCAACTGCGACGCCTTCGTCATCTCGCCCAACTCCACCGCGGCGC
Encoded here:
- a CDS encoding sugar ABC transporter ATP-binding protein — translated: MTSNDAVAPTASTPTQPVLRATGLTKRFFSHAVLEDVSLELHPGQVHGLVGENGAGKSTLMKVLAGVHQPDEGTVEIAGEQRRFTHPVQAQQVGLSTVFQEFNLLPDRTVAENIYLGREPRKGPLVDTAAMRRDTAALLDGLGVTSLDPDRTVRSLSVAEQQIVEIAKAVSYDSRIISMDEPTAALADHEVELLYAIIARLLERDVAILYVSHRLKEIFDLCHVITVLKDGRQVTTRPAAELDEGALVRLMVGREMSAFFPEPAPGTEVGEELLTLTGAGNGYVDAIDLRLRAGEIVGLAGLQGSGRTELVESIFGVTPLTRGSLTLHGESTTIGSPRQAIRRGLALITEDRKAKGLALQQSILDNALGVVRSVFPGRTSEARAGMPGVLSSMAVSARAMDQEVQFLSGGNQQKVVLARWLSTNPRVMLMDEPTRGIDVGAKHAIYELMRGLAADGVGILMVSSELPEVIGMSDRILVMRDGRLAGELSRGSTEEDVLALATGAGEARHTEDVA
- a CDS encoding ABC transporter permease, with the protein product MTADAAATRSGTTLPVHEGGTMGRLLRALRTPGGAVFVLVAVLLLAVIAANPSFGEPGSLVRFIGRTAPIAIAAMGQYFVIVSGEFDLSMGSVVAMQVVLAGNLIGQDESRVLPVLLLMFVLGALVGLVNGLATTILKVPSFIVTLGTMLALSGLVLYLTGGAATGNPVDSFRQIGRGGIQGVPLLEVIPYPAIILLVLAAAAFWLMRRPFGRTLVAVGDNRQAVQLSGSSTWWLTTRAFILSSLAATVAGIILVGYAGVHPSVGRGYEFTAITAVVVGGVVLGGGRGWVLSAAAGAFALELLFTLLNFVGVASTWRDSVQGVIIIVAVAIGARAWQGGRRRTTPTGRTLDHTQAPERAHTESSDRPTTTPDPGTT